A window of the Methanobrevibacter sp. TMH8 genome harbors these coding sequences:
- the rpoA2 gene encoding DNA-directed RNA polymerase subunit A'' — MDKKIIEKVEKVAKKKKADFPESYIHDIAEAYVRRELTDGELEKLIIKVRKAYERARVEAGEAVGTVAAQSVGEPGTQMTMRTFHYAGVAELNVTLGLPRLIEIVDARKKISTPTMAIYFDEDHKDDEEFVKKLANRIGKSTLNDILKDFYINYAEMKIEAVLDAEKIEDKRLDYEEILANVEKAFKRSNRKDNVLVFEPAKQTIRELRLLADKVRDLQISGIKNIGKVIIRREDEWIIHTEGSNLGDILKIDGVDGVRTTTNDIHEIETVLGIEAARNSIINEALRTLEEQGLSVDVRHIMLVSDMMTSEGIVRSIGRHGISGEKSSVLARAAFEETGKHLLRASIRGEVDKLTGIIENIIIGQPIPLGTGSVGVVMKPNKSKK; from the coding sequence GCTAAAAAGAAAAAAGCAGATTTTCCAGAAAGTTACATTCATGACATTGCAGAAGCTTATGTTAGAAGAGAACTTACTGATGGCGAACTTGAAAAACTTATAATTAAAGTAAGAAAAGCTTACGAACGAGCTAGAGTTGAAGCTGGAGAAGCAGTTGGTACAGTAGCTGCACAATCTGTTGGTGAACCTGGTACTCAGATGACTATGCGTACTTTTCACTATGCAGGGGTAGCTGAATTAAATGTTACCTTGGGCCTTCCAAGACTTATTGAGATTGTAGATGCAAGAAAAAAGATTTCAACACCAACTATGGCGATTTACTTTGATGAAGATCATAAAGATGATGAAGAATTTGTTAAGAAGTTAGCTAATCGCATTGGTAAAAGTACTTTAAATGATATATTAAAAGACTTTTATATCAATTATGCAGAGATGAAAATTGAAGCTGTTCTCGATGCTGAAAAAATTGAAGATAAAAGACTTGATTATGAAGAAATATTAGCTAATGTTGAAAAAGCTTTTAAAAGATCTAATAGAAAAGATAATGTGCTAGTTTTTGAACCTGCAAAACAAACTATAAGAGAACTCAGACTTCTTGCTGATAAAGTCCGTGATTTACAAATAAGTGGTATTAAAAATATCGGAAAAGTAATTATAAGAAGAGAGGATGAATGGATCATCCATACTGAAGGTTCAAATCTTGGTGACATTCTTAAAATTGATGGTGTAGATGGAGTTAGAACCACCACAAATGATATTCATGAAATTGAAACTGTTTTAGGTATTGAAGCTGCTCGTAATTCTATTATTAATGAAGCTCTTCGTACTCTTGAAGAACAGGGTCTTAGTGTTGATGTTAGACATATTATGCTAGTGTCTGATATGATGACTTCTGAAGGAATAGTTCGTTCCATTGGTCGTCATGGTATTAGTGGCGAAAAATCCAGTGTTCTTGCTCGTGCAGCATTTGAAGAAACTGGTAAACATCTTCTCCGTGCAAGTATTAGGGGAGAAGTTGATAAATTAACTGGTATAATTGAAAACATTATCATAGGACAACCTATACCCCTCGGTACCGGTTCAGTCGGTGTCGTCATGAAACCAAATAAATCAAAAAAATAA